Within the Cotesia glomerata isolate CgM1 linkage group LG6, MPM_Cglom_v2.3, whole genome shotgun sequence genome, the region CACGAAtctggttaaaaaaaaaaaaaaataaatgagacTCACAACGAGACTCGACTTTATCTGAATTACtgcaataaaattgttttactaGCACTTACCTGTCCGTGGATCGAGTGGAAGACGAGCAAGATGATATCCTAATGGAGTTAAGTTTTCCTTGTCATCAATTGCATTGAGATTTCGTAACAAATTGAGAGCTATTTTGATAGCTTTATCATCAGGTGGATCAATCACACTTCCAAGAAAAACGTCCACTCGTCCTAATAGTAATACTTTaactttcaaaataattttctctaaTGGAGTTCTTAACATCTCGGGAGTAGGATATTCGTCCAATGTCATTTCACGTGCTTTTGAAAATAAGTGGTAGCATTCACCTGGCtgaacactaaaaaaaaaaaaaaaaattaaaaaaaagtaaataaataaataaaattatagaatgaaagatttataatgaatttttacaaagGAATGACTGATATTACCGTCCTGCTCGACCTCGACGTTGCTGACAATTAGCTAATGATATCCATTCAggttttaatatttcaatattgttatttacGTCAAATCgtgataattttgtttttccgCAATCAATAACATAAACAACATCTTCAATAGTTATAGATGTTTCTGCGATAGCAGTagctaaaattattttacgaaCACCTGCAGGTGGTACttggaaaattaatttctgttCAATAGTAGGAAGTCGTGAATGTAAAGGGTAAATTTGAAACTTGTAAGAAGGAAACCGCCCACTTcccaacaaatttttattcaaatttgtaATATCCATAATTCCTggtaaaaatactaaaatggCACCAGGttttttactttcaaaaatatgttctAATAATGCTTGTATTAATTCTAACGATAATTCTTCACTAGTAGGATTTCGAAGTTGATTAATTACATACGCAGGGTAAGATTTATCTGATTCCATCTGTCGTAACGCTGGTTCAATGAAATCAGTgaaatcatcattttttttcataatctcTTTATTAGGTTTTAGGTGTTTTTTCCAATTAGTTGGCAATTTTGGTGGTGGTGGAAAATGAAATCTTGTTATTTCAATTATGTCTTCTAGATAAAATTTCGATACGGGATACGTGAAACCTGGTATATGAACAATAGGACAGCGTTCATAATACTTCGAGAATTGTTCTGCATTTAAGGTAGCACtcattaaaataacttttaaatcagGTCTTTTGGGAATAACTTGTTTTAAAAGCGTAATAATAAAGTCACTTTCAGTAGTTCTTTCATGGATTTCATCTAAAACTATGTGAGAAAAATCACTCAAAGCTGGATCACTTTGCATATACTGTAATAAAATACCAGTGGTACAAAAGAAAATACTTCCATAATCacgacataaaaatttttcaagtctaACTTGATAACCAACTGATTTTCCAAGCCTTTCAGCTCTTTCATATGCTATTCTTTCAGCTACCGATATTGCTGATATTCTTCGTGGTTCAGTACATACAATTTTAGTTCTACTACCGTTACCATCTTCAATTGCTTTATCCAAAATAAACTGAGGTATTTGAGTTGTTTTTCCACAACCTGTAagccaaataatatttagtttcATTATTCCTCAGATAATTTGTACTAATGATCATCACTATTAAGGGGCATCACTAATGTGAACatccaataaaaaatttaattttcgagaatttattgaatgaaaaCTATTGCAACGattgttttgaaatttatgGATGTTTCAAGTAAgcatacaatttttttcaaataaaaattttcaatattttcatgGTTATGGGACATCCCCTCaacgatttaaaataaagttacctTACTAATGTAGTGATTGCAAACTTTTGTAcccgaaataaaaaaagaaaaaaaagtgcaTTAAATGAAAAGATATTTCCTATACAATTGCccaaaatagaaaaaaagtgaagatttaaaaaaaatggcggaGTTGAAAAAAAAGGTCTGTATTTTGctgaaaaatgtaattttcggCATActacaattacaatttttatacaattaaaaaattggaggATCATTGTATAGAAAATAAAGTACTCAAAAAGATGAAAACAATCAAATTggttagataattttttatcaagttaGTTGAGAAGTGCAACAAGTTTGAAAAGTGTAGTTTTAACAGAAACTCGtttcattaaaaaagtaaCGTACTGTTTTGACCGATAAGTAGCCTTTTAATAGGCTGCAACTCAAAAACTATTTAACTAcgtacttaaaattttagtatgtTATTTTCAGAAAGATAAGCTATtggaaaatgtaaaaaaattgattttttttcaatttcacaTTAGTGGTGTTtcttaatgataaattattatttaccagTTTCTCCACTTATTACCACGACTTGATTGgagttaataatatttaatatttcttcttttttctgAAATGATGGAAGTTTTTTTCGaaagttcataattttaatataatcatCTGATGATTCGCGTAACTTTTGTTCATCTTTCAGTTTTTCATCAATTAGTTCATTagaaactaattttttgttaatggaCACAGATTTTGCCAATTTTTCTTGGATACTGccagaaataatatttaaaaaacttcttttGAATTCTGAATCGCGAATATggttgtatttatttttgattagtTGCTTATCATCAGCTGCACTTGAAGTCTTTTCTTCACCATACAGATGATTTGAATTGTAAAGTGATCTTTTGATTATTTCCTCAACAGCTGGATCaagtgaaaaatattttaaattacgtGAGTCAGAATGTGATTTAGAAGAATGATTAGTAGATCTAGTTCGTTTATTCATTGCGAAATTTCTATAGTATAAACCAATTTCTTTTCCTTTCAATCCAGGAGGACGATTGCTTGTTCGATCTCTCTCTTGAGTATAATTTTCGTCAACAGCTGCATCTGCAGATTAAAAAGGGtccataataataaatattcatatttctCACAGaagtaagatttttttttttttacaaaatgaaCAAcattatgatatgtaaaaagataatttaattgtacCTGATTGAAGATTCTctgttgaatattttatacGGTTGTATTTTGAcatttctataattaaatatacatattattaattaataatttgtcgCATGCATTTTAGACATATAttcaattaagatttttaatttaatttaataaattactctcgatgattaaattttgaagcaaataaaaacatcataatgaaatcagcagacatttgactaatttttatttaataaatgaattagaattaaaaaataattgtgaaaactttaaattcataactttttacatgctaaattttttatctaatttttttttatcataatttaattgtttaaaaaatccGAAAGGCTATCAAGTGTCTGTCAATTTCAGTATCACATTAGAACATATAATAcgtaagtttaataaatttctttactattttttctaataCGTGTTTTATCTTATTCCAGTGTTATTTTTACGgtgtaaaaaaacaaaaacataaaacatATAAGTATAGCTCGTTATGCTTCCATCTagtggatgttatttttatttattgaaaactttacttactgtagttctttcgcccgggagtattaaaatactcggtttcagtgcgggaaaggaatcatttttaataaaagaattctatttagacgttatttaattttgttcaaaattatttagttggtttcaatttattattcaagttgacaaaatattacgaagcttcaaaatataaaattaaggtttacaatgacgtgatcttagcaatctaagctctcggtgagaagtgtcgttacatagtttttccgaagagcttcaaactccgttcttctcccaccataacttccatacatacatccacTCTAAGGAATACATAAGCACACACATTTTCtactacatataaatgatccttatatactaacatgtattttctctatatctatatatatttatttcagcctATCGGCCTGAAAGTTAGACTTCACTAATATACACTTTTAGCAATACAgtcattatgtttatttaactatttttattaatttaacagaccctttttaaaatatatttataataaaaattaacttataattaactNNNNNNNNNNNNNNNNNNNNNNNNNNNNNNNNNNNNNNNNNNNNNNNNNNNNNNNNNNNNNNNNNNNNNNNNNNNNNNNNNNNNNNNNNNNNNNNNNNNNGGCTAAAACGCTGGTTTTTTccaattcatttaaatgatcTAAATTAAGATTTTCTGTCAATAATACAAATCTATTGGCGACGGCTTGCTCAGTTATTTCCTCGGAAGATCTCGTTTTTTTATTCCGCGTCATCGAGGGTAGAATCTCAAAATCTTCGATCTCTACAGGCGGGATCGTTAAATTTACTGGATTGGTTAGGGTATTGatagcaaaaattttaacatgatTATTTATAGGTGTCGTCAATACTTCACCGAGATAAACTCCAGGTCCCGTATTAATCCTTTTTATGTAACCAGGTTCTTTTCGGTCGCCCTTAATTTTAATcgtcagtaatttttttgttctaggAGGTAGATAATGGGATGTATGGCCACTCAATTCAATTTGTTGGTCgcctaaaattaaattaatcggtagattatctttaaaaattaactgagCTTCTTGTTTTTGCAAAAAGGGTACTCCGAGAATACCTTCCTGTTTAATGGGGAATGAATTTTCaactatttgaaattttattattataccaTGTACATTAAGTTCGACTTCCCCGTGAGTGTGTAACATACCTAAACCAATTCCagttagattaaaaataacgtttg harbors:
- the LOC123266803 gene encoding ATP-dependent DNA/RNA helicase DHX36 yields the protein MSKYNRIKYSTENLQSDAAVDENYTQERDRTSNRPPGLKGKEIGLYYRNFAMNKRTRSTNHSSKSHSDSRNLKYFSLDPAVEEIIKRSLYNSNHLYGEEKTSSAADDKQLIKNKYNHIRDSEFKRSFLNIISGSIQEKLAKSVSINKKLVSNELIDEKLKDEQKLRESSDDYIKIMNFRKKLPSFQKKEEILNIINSNQVVVISGETGCGKTTQIPQFILDKAIEDGNGSRTKIVCTEPRRISAISVAERIAYERAERLGKSVGYQVRLEKFLCRDYGSIFFCTTGILLQYMQSDPALSDFSHIVLDEIHERTTESDFIITLLKQVIPKRPDLKVILMSATLNAEQFSKYYERCPIVHIPGFTYPVSKFYLEDIIEITRFHFPPPPKLPTNWKKHLKPNKEIMKKNDDFTDFIEPALRQMESDKSYPAYVINQLRNPTSEELSLELIQALLEHIFESKKPGAILVFLPGIMDITNLNKNLLGSGRFPSYKFQIYPLHSRLPTIEQKLIFQVPPAGVRKIILATAIAETSITIEDVVYVIDCGKTKLSRFDVNNNIEILKPEWISLANCQQRRGRAGRVQPGECYHLFSKAREMTLDEYPTPEMLRTPLEKIILKVKVLLLGRVDVFLGSVIDPPDDKAIKIALNLLRNLNAIDDKENLTPLGYHLARLPLDPRTGKMVLWASMFSCVEPVFAIAASLSFKDAFYCPLNKEQEANDAKKKLGLEQFSDHIALAEALRQFEQGLLNRQAGRFCSDHFLSWNILKLLVEMKQQFAQHLYEMKFLDSSDPSDKRANRNSNNLAVIKAIVCAGLYPNIATVQNGKLFCKLRTVEDGTVKIHPSSINARANQLPTPYVTYYLKQKSTAIFLHDTTCVTEAALIFATAKCSIRPQGIRWSITLNQSISFVCKQSTAEIIQKLHEEFNKLLEHKISHPETILWESQEGNILRAIIKFITQSSRG